The Deltaproteobacteria bacterium DNA segment TTTCCAGCTGGGGCACGGCCTCGATAAAGAGGCTACCGGGGTTTCTCAACAATTCGGGCAGCTGCTTGATTACGCCGGTGGGCAATTGGCTCTTCTATCGCCGTTGGTTCTATTCACTTTTTGGAAGAGAGAAGAGCCGCAGCCTCTTTCGTTCTTACGTTGGTTCGGATGGGGATCGGTCTTCTTTTTCGCGTGGACCAGTCTTCGATCACCCGTCGAAGCCAATTGGCCCATCGCTGGCCACCTCTCGCTTCTAGTGATCGCAGCGATCGCCGACGCCGCGCCTAGGAATTCTAGCTTTTTGCCAACAAGATTTTTTTCTCGCATGATGATCGGTGTATGGGCGGCGGCGACTGCGATAATTGTCGTTCAATCGTTGAGACCGGCTGAGCCCCTGTTTGGTATATCCGCCGATCGTTTGAAGACTTACGAATTTGTTCGATTCAAAGAACTCGAACCCCTCGTCGTCAAGTCTCGCCAAGAGAACGTTCCATTTTTTGCCTCGTCATATCAAATGGCGGCCGCGCTTTCTGTTTCACTCAAGCAGAACATCGGAAAGCTAAAGGGGATAAATCGCACCGATTTTTATGACTTTCATGAATCTGGAATGCCGACCACTGATAGATTTGTTGTCGCATTGGAAACTCAATGGCCTTGGCCCGCATGGATGAATGACGCTGGCTTTAAAGAAGTCCGACGAGAGAAACTCGGCCGTTTTGAACTTGTAACTTTCCAGCGCAAGCTCTCATCAGATTCGGAGAAGCGCTGATATGAAAAAAGCCATCGCGCTAATCGCATCAGTTCTTGTTCTTTTGACGTATGCAATTTCGCTTACATTGCGAAGCCCCGAGGCCGTGCCCTCCGCTTTAGATACGCCTAATCACCCTGGATTTTATGACTATCGCGGAGTCATAAATGTTCAGTCCAATGCATCTGGCGGATTTTTGTCCGCTCAAGAAATCGTGCGTGCCGGCCAAGAGTCGAAACTTGATTTCATCGTCTTCAACGAGCTCAACCGGTTCGTCCCGGGTGGAGTCACGGAAGGCTGGCAGCGTCAGCTGATGGTTTTGAACGGTGCGAAGTATAGCTACCTCGAATCGCGAATTCTTGCACTGAATCCCGAACGCCTGAAGTCCGTAGAGAGTCTGGGACAAGCCCAGACTACGATTGCCGACCTTCTTTCTAAAGAGCCGGAAAAAAAAAGAACCCCTCGGCTGGCGCGAACGAATGGCCAAACACCAACTGATTCCATCGTGCTTGGGCAAGCGTCCAGAAACGGCACCGAGTGGGCCGGCATTCTGCCTAACGGAATCGCTGGCTTAGAGGTTCTAAATATTCATCAAACGATCACAAGAATGTGGCGTGATGCGAGGCTATCGCTTATTTGGAGCGGGTTGATTTATCCGTTTAACGCCGAGCTCGCGCTGATCAG contains these protein-coding regions:
- a CDS encoding glycosyltransferase family 39 protein — protein: MSLKAIWLWALVAKLFLATIIPLSNDEAYYWVWSHHLQLSYFDHPPFVAWLFKLSHPFEGISSSNGALRIPAVILGHFTLLLILQLLKGLIAPIQLRNVLLVLLFSPFFGVGSLIVTPDIPFVFFWTLSLLCFRKHLNSPSIKSATLLGASLGLGFCSKYLVVVFVPIAIAYLLRHRLWRIAKPRYLFPTLLAGLVFCLPVLIWNYQNEWASFRFQLGHGLDKEATGVSQQFGQLLDYAGGQLALLSPLVLFTFWKREEPQPLSFLRWFGWGSVFFFAWTSLRSPVEANWPIAGHLSLLVIAAIADAAPRNSSFLPTRFFSRMMIGVWAAATAIIVVQSLRPAEPLFGISADRLKTYEFVRFKELEPLVVKSRQENVPFFASSYQMAAALSVSLKQNIGKLKGINRTDFYDFHESGMPTTDRFVVALETQWPWPAWMNDAGFKEVRREKLGRFELVTFQRKLSSDSEKR